The segment AGGGAATCCTTTTCCTCACCGTCAATCTGCAGCGATTCCCACTACACCCTATTCCCCATTTCATAAAATACACCAGATTCGTACTTCAGCTCATCGATGCCCACATTTCACCGTAAAGATTTTAGGAGAAGAAATAGAAGCTCTCGCAGATACTGGTGCCAGTATCTCCGTGATTAGCTGCATAGACTGAATACGCAAATTAGGTCTTCAAATGCACCCGCTTCCGATGAAGATATCTACGGCAGATGGGACTGAATACCGATGTCTGGGATATGTTAATGTGCCGTATTCTTTCAAAACCGCCACACATATTGTGCCAACTGTTGTTGTACCCGAAGTAACCAAACGTTTAATCTTGGGaattgattttctcgataaattTGGGTTTCGGTTAATGTCGCCGACAAACGATATGCTTCCAGCCGGAATTTCGAAAAGTACGGAATCCATCAATCTGCTGGACCTATTTCGCGTGGAAACCTATTTCGGAGAACCGGGAAAAGATATATGTTTTCAATTACAGCCTTGTGACCTAACTCCTGTACTAAATACTATGGAATAAGAACTGGATAAGAGCTTGGAGATACCGACCCTAGAAATACTCGATAGCACGCTTCAGATAAAGTAATGACATTCAAAATAATATACGGTTATTCCTCAAACAGCTAACACGAAAGCAAAGTAGATTTACCAAACCGCGATCACAAGCCTAATGCTgtgataataaataataattgtaCGAATATTCCGTACCTACCCTAGTAGTGCGATTAAGGTTTACCAAATATTACCCAAAATAATTTTAGTCTGTCTTTTCGAAGTAAACGTGTCGGTaccaaaaaaattgcaaatgtgAATTTTCAGTAGCGAGGATTTAAATGAATTTGCTCAGAAATTGCTGAAGTTAAATTAGATTTTAATCACGAACTTTAAAAAGAAAGTCAATTAGATTTCAATTATGGCTCAGAATTTTCTGAGGTGAAATTCGGTAAAATTGAATTGATCAGAAATTTCTGATATGAAGTACGATTGCTTAGATATTTAGAATAAGTAAGGAATATAAGATGCTCAGAATTGTCTGAGGTAAAATCGGAAATGAGAATCAATTGCTCAGATTTGTCTGAGGTGAAATTGGTTAGGAGTACAATTTGCTCAGATGTTTCTGAGGTTAAATAGGAAATATTTTTGCCCAGAGGTTTCTGAGGTGATTTTAGGATGTTAGTTAGGCAATTAGGTAGGAATTTTGACTCAGATATGTCTGAGGGAGTTGTTAATGCAATGAGTAAGTCAAGTAAAAATGTAAgttagaagtttttttttagcAATTTTGGGAGCTCAGAATAGATAGTGACGGTTAATGAAACTTAAAATTGTCAGTATGTTTTTGTTTAGTCTTCTTGTTCTTTGTTTGTTTAGAGTAGTCATGTTTAGCgctataaaaattttgaaatttttttaatttcaaaatttttatttaataagtGTTAGCGAGAATGTAAGCCATGAATTCATCCCTGTGAAGATTGCACGTAACCGCACAATAATTGCACACTAGTAGTAAAAAGCTCACCGCAACTTACGAACATAGCCACCTGTCGGTTACTAGAAGAGTTACTGTCGCTCGCGCCGATACATACTCACTATTGGCGTCACTCAAATTGGTCATCTCGCTTTGCCCAATGGCTGAGTGATTTAAATCACTGGTGTGCGCTCGAGATTGTTCTTCAAACAATCGCGAATGATGTACAAGAAATAAATCGTACAGGTTGATAGAATTAATCTTTGTCGCGAAATATAATAGCATTTCGATTGCTATTATGCCGAAAATGCTATAAATAAGGGATCCGACCAACTCCATTGCTAATTGAGTGGAGATCGTCAAACTTAACTTTTCTTCCGTATCAAAGTTCGCGATTTTCAAAGGTGCATTTCAAGGTGGTTGACAAAGTCAAGGACTTTGCTAGCAAAATCCACCCGTGCTTAAGGTGAGAAGAAGCTAGAGTAGCGAGATTAGGCCTGATAACtaacttttaaagttttagaCCGACTGCTAGGATAGGAGTTACCAAAAAAAGTGACTCGTGCCCGTAAAACTTACAACTAGCAGGTAAGCTGCGTGCTACGGTAACTAAAATAACTTATCAGCCATACGCATAACGAATGTACACGTTGAACAGGGTTCCCCATTCAACGTGGGGTGTTTATTCCGGCTAGGGCAGAAGACCAATCTGCTAAGCGACCCCATCGAACACGCTGTCATCAGTCATAGGATTGACTGCTCCACTCAGCGCACTCAGAACGTGCTACGGACCGGCGCCTGCCACTCACCCTAAGGTGGCAAACGCTATACGCTCTTCATTTACATCTGGATCAGCTTGACTGCTTGGATCAGCTGATTGATCGCTGCTGCTTGTGTTATCAGGACCGTTCGGCCTGTGCTGTCGAACTGTGTGGAAGAACCAAATCAAAAAACCGCAAGTGCTAGCAAATAAGACTGTTTGCCATTGTTAGCCTTAAGTTGAGTAGCTTTACCCTGTCCCGGGACCAGTAGGCTGATGCGTTCAATAAACAGCCTGTAAGTTTGAAAACCACCTGAAAGATAtcgaacttttgtttgtttgttcgaatTAATGAATGGTGAGATCTTTTCTCATTTAGATTCGCGTATCGTCTCGAttcttttagttcgtttgtttTGGAGATTTGGTAGATATTAATCGATCAGTCTGTACGAATATTATTGGTTTAACCcctgttaggaaaagtcagatgaACGGTGTGATTTAGCCACTTTTAACCCGCCCGTTTTACAGAGTCTCATAGCCGGACTTTCAAAAGCGTCAGCAGCCTCCTAAaccggagtggcgcttaagctgctGTGCGTTGTGTGCAAAACACGAACGTTACAGCACTTTTGCCccacggtattcgcacttttgccccgttagtggggtaaaagtgcgaatcggcacttgatcagaagaaagaagaatttattttgcaaaacaccattaccgcagatgatttatagttgaatgtgaagacattgagttactgcatcactataaaatatatttcgttgttgtccttctttgtatctcacgaaaatttatgacaactccaaacatcgcacttatgccccgccctactctaatcaccaacagaagtggaagtccgaacgattcgatGATCACAACTGGTAAcagcccaaggaacaatttttgcttattaaacgtttaaccaacagcttttattcagcacatgctgtatagctgcttttcaagtatgtctaaacacctctgttcaatgcttatacagtcggttttggagaatttaaacagcacagtgctgaatatgggcgtggaagatacgtttgtatgactgttaggcAACGTACAGTAAAACGTTTCttcagtacgtatagatatgtttattaaactactgctgatgacactgaagctacgttggtccacagcagttcaagcagtagtagcagtaggaagtattaattttattttgtgggtttcgttattttcatatccatttttgtattcatattattatgatttataatgagagacttagtaggaaatcattggttgactcgAAATTTATCTAGCCCGCCATTATACTCATTTCACtcatccggattcgaacttacatcctgtcagtcggaagccatcgacgaacacatctgagataatctgacatatgatgggcaccgagtttttagccgatgtagatttacaagtttaagtttgtcaagcgtggaacaaaccTCGACTAAAAGATATTTAGGCGCTGAAGAGTAacttcttaaatcatgttaggCATCTCCTGTACAAAATTACGCTAGAAACATCTATTCAGCGCATATTAAACAAttataaactatttgtactaagCTTTCGGCGAGCTGTTTGCGTCTGTTCATTTGTGATGAGTTAGCAGCAGAAGTAGTATGTGCTAGTGCCGCAGAGGAGCAGTagttttgtcaccccgtcattacCTTACGCAGATTATCCGGAGCTAATCGCTGCTTTAACCCGCTCGCTGCCTGTGCACATCTATTTGTAATCGGCTTGGATCTAagttttttcatccaaaaaacagcagcggatggcacgagaaggAGTGGGGTTTTCACGCACCAGCAGCGGGAAATGGCAATGCGATTGCGGTGCTACCAGCCAGCAGTGGTGGCATCGTCACTATGCCACCCGACCTTTGCTATTCTTAATCTatcaaaaaaacaaataaaataaagtgggcgtaatataaattttaattataaattattaagtgtaaagtataaagtgtcattcaagttattggtgttattggttGCCATCAAGCACATttaattccacacctgctcttagagATGCTGCTGCTAATACGTTTGTACGGCAATTATTCAACTCTTATTACACACAacattcattccactcttattccactcttTCACCACACTTGCTCTCGACACTTACTGTTCATTCGTTTGCTCAACGcgcattccacacttattccacacTTCTCgcgcaacttttcaaaaggacctaagtaacaatgagagattctctttgtgcctcttctctttcacctccTACGGCAATACAAATACATTTTAAAACACCAGctttgcataaatcggttgccagcGTCACAATCTAGCTAAACGTGAGGAAAATTTTCGTTGGAATGCATTTATATCACCGTAACAATCaagagagggacgccaaagagagtctctcaatgttacttaggtccttttgaaaagttacgcgagactTGCTTTTAGCAATGCTCCTGATACGTTTACACAACGTTTAATCCACTAATTATTATTCCACAATTGCTATTTGCAATGCTGTTGAtgcgtttgcacaacgtctattgGACATGCATTTCCATGGTTGCCTTTTAGCAACCGGTATTCCGCACCTGCTCTTATACCTGCACTCTTCTTCCATACCTATTCCACAGTTACTTACCGCTCCGAAAGTTACAACCAAAACAAACTTTCAGAGCGGTAAGTAAACAGAGTGCAAATTGTCGAAAATCGGCAGACTTTTTGTAGGTGTTTGACGATGTTGCTGTGTAAATCTATTACCCAGTGATTTGTAGTGACCGATTTGTGTTCGCAGGTTTAGAATACAATGATCCTGCAATGGAATCTCTGGTCCCAAGACCAAGTGTTTCTTCCCCCCACGGATCTTTTGATTGGCATTGTGAAGTATATTTTGGACGGAGCCATCGACAACGTACGAAATGGAGATACGTATCGGTTCTAGTTCTCCTGCTAAACGAACTGTACGCGGCAGGATTTCGGAGTTTCTTCAAAGTAGTTTTTTGATGTGCAGTTTGTTGTCGGTAGTGATAAGGTGCCCGCTCAATGATTATCGTACGATTATAGTTTTTGAGGGCGAGAAAGtgctttgttttaaaattgaaaagagctgagttatttatttgtttcctgACATGTGTAATAAAGTGGATCTAATAATAATTTCATAGTATTGTTTATGTTATTGGTTGCCCTCAGGCGTCTCTTGTTCCACCTCTCTTAGCGTTGCTTTTAAGCGACCAATATTTCACACTTGCTCTTAGCGGTGCTGCTGATACATTTGTACAACGTTCAGTCAACTCTTGTTCCACACTTACATAACAACTGTAGAGACAGTGTAGATGTTGGtaagaagctagaaaaaatatggAATATGACGTTTACACAACATATATTTCAGCAAATTAGTTTATTCAGCACCGGATGCCACTACACAACTCCTATTCCCCATCTGGTCTTTTAAGTGCtgacgttttgttccttgggagagtctattttgtttttatttttctttgggaaggttttcgcatagaagcaaataacaacaatataagcagaacgctcgctaccAATCGCATATATGCTATAGCAGCTTTCATAtactttcgtgtgcattcgtatgcgttcgtaagttttcgtggaaaaaagtgccTCGCTACCGCCAGGATCGCttgtatctgtagaaagtagcatgtagggtaaccaacgtattttggaccccttcagcaactgtacataatttggacacttacagcaaaatcaaatgaaagtgtccaaattatgtacagctgttgatggggtccaaactaggttggttaccctacgggtttggatttctacttccaatTCTGTTCTGTgcgtgttacctgactcataacgaatatacgttatatacgggggagggtctcgtaacccacaaactttgtggtttttcgtttaattgatcataaattcgaatagagcatacaaatatcaactatataacataagaaattacatgtttacccCGAAAAcaaaagcatgagagattttagaattttggaaataggggttcgttatgagtcaggtaaatAACACAGTAGCCGTGCAAACTGTTAATAAACGACTTCGATGAGTTAAAATAACTCTGTACATGTTGTACTTTTAACGAGCGTGCAGGCAGAATTTGCGCAGTTTTAAATCAAAATATGGCAGCTCTGCTGTCAAAGTAAAGCACACAcggtaaacaaaaacaaactattCAACCCTTCAACCCGGTTTTCGTATAAAATATCCTTGAAAATATCTTCGCAAATAGTTATTTAAGTTATAGAACAAAAAATGGTACGGTCGTATTTCCTAACCGAGTCCGGAAGGCGTTTGGTTTTCTACGGTTCTACTACTATAGTAATAGGCCTTTTCGCTGGCCACTATGTTCCGCATACTATTGCCGTTAGTTACATAAAGGACTTGTTTCAAGCATACAAGTAAGTTTAACGTTGAACTGTTTTTAATCATTAtttatgtatttgataatttttagaaatggagaaaaacaatTACCCTCAGACAAAATCCAAGAGCGATTTAATCGTGCTGTCGCATTGTTAAAACTATCAGATTTTGAGCAAAAATATGTTAGTTCATTCATTGTCCAAGGGTTCGATGTATACAATGCAGGTTCTATGAAATCACGATTTGGTGGCGTTGTAGGTATACCGGCCAACTTCGAATATACCAGCGCAGCCGATATAGAAAAGCAGGACGTAGTTCTGCAAGGGCGAAAAATCAATTGGTCCTCCGAGGGCGGCAAACTTCTAGAAGAGTGCTTGGTTCTGAGTGAAGACGAACAGGTGTTTGCAATCGCTCGTGAAATGCTGACGCTAAACTCTCAAAAGAGACTTATTCAGTCGATCATACCTGCAACTGTATGGTATTTCACGTACAATTTGGCTTCtttggtaaacagtcgaaataACCTATATGTTCGTCCTTTTTCGGTAAGTTTCCATAAAACTAAGCATATGCAAATGTTTTAAATTAATTGTGAATACTTAATTTTAGTTGAGGTGCTTACTGTACATCATTTGCGGGACGTTTGGTTTTGGTGTGTACTCCTTTGCAACAGACATTACAGAAGTGCATTACGAGACAAGTGCAGATAGAAAACTAGCCGCATTAGGTCCGGACATGGTGAATGCCGGTGCTGGGTTCTACGATAAAGTACTGAAGAAAAACATAGCAATGCGAAAGCTAACAGGAGACGATTATTACACCGCAGGCGGCAATGTCAACTATATGCTTCGGCAGAAAGCAGTGCCATTAACTAGTCGAAAGGACTTTTTTATAACCGGTTACAAAGAGTTTACTAATAACGAAAAAGCTAcgtaatttgcatttcattagcGATAATAAAACTAGTTTTGGTTTACGTTTTCCTTTAGTAAGCATTTCAGTAGCAAAGTTCTAGAAAAAAAACATGATCTAGTCTCAATATAGTAAAAAATCAcaagttgtttttatttttcaaatcgcATTAACCTTTATGAATAGTTTGAGGAATCCCACAAACATCATTTGAACATTACCAAGATTCTGCATGTTTTGATAGAGAATAGAAAAACACCTATCAGTTGAGATGTGAATGGTACATCGATTATTAGGGATATAAAGAACATTATTCGTAAGTTTcagatttataattttattttcaaccatCTGTCCCATGGCAGCACAGGTGATCCACGACTTCTGGTACTAAACCCAACCGATCAAGTTTTTGGCCATTTATATATGAATATTTCTACATCAGAACATAGTTCAAACGATGTTTAACAAGCTGTACTAGTTGTGTTTGATGAATTGCTTATTAATAGCTTTTCAGATATCCAAAAACTGTAATCCACCCAAACGCCCTtcggacagagagggttaaaatCTTACCATCAACCCACAGTAacttatttttagtatttatttattacccaGTAGCGTAAAGgtaaacctttttcaaatttgctaccTGCGGATGCCTTTGTATTGTACATCATAAAACTCAACTTTAACAAAATACTTAACTGCTAACATTAATTGTGATTGCAATATTCGAGGCAGCCCCTCTTAAAAACTGTTTCAGAAGTTGAGCGTTTAACTATCGGAGATATTGCGTTATCACATCTCTACCGAACAGTGAGCTTGAGTAGCTAGTCGAGTTGTTGGGAAGAACTATCAGGTTCTGTAGCCGACACCCTTGTGATGGCAACAATTTCTCAAAGAGTACTGACGGACATTGCGTTCCGATCAGCTTGCGTAAGAACCCACATGAGCGGTGCGCGTAGAAATTCTCCAGTGGGCATCCGATCAGGTTTTCCTGCAGTTGAGTTACATGCGCGTAGCGGTTCAACCCGTAAACAAAACGTATGAATTCAGCGCGACTTTTAACCTGTCCATGGAGCACGCACTTAG is part of the Sabethes cyaneus chromosome 2, idSabCyanKW18_F2, whole genome shotgun sequence genome and harbors:
- the LOC128737511 gene encoding transmembrane protein 177, translated to MVRSYFLTESGRRLVFYGSTTIVIGLFAGHYVPHTIAVSYIKDLFQAYKNGEKQLPSDKIQERFNRAVALLKLSDFEQKYVSSFIVQGFDVYNAGSMKSRFGGVVGIPANFEYTSAADIEKQDVVLQGRKINWSSEGGKLLEECLVLSEDEQVFAIAREMLTLNSQKRLIQSIIPATVWYFTYNLASLVNSRNNLYVRPFSLRCLLYIICGTFGFGVYSFATDITEVHYETSADRKLAALGPDMVNAGAGFYDKVLKKNIAMRKLTGDDYYTAGGNVNYMLRQKAVPLTSRKDFFITGYKEFTNNEKAT